In the Deinococcus yavapaiensis KR-236 genome, one interval contains:
- the pheS gene encoding phenylalanine--tRNA ligase subunit alpha, translating to MREEALAAIQGAATLDALGGVKTRYLGKNGLVTAQLKTLGSLAPDERRARGAEINALKAELEGAVAEREATLRQEALNAKLASEAIDVTLPGVKLPSGGLHVVTRILYELSDIFESMGYRVVEGREVEDETHNFDALNMPSWHPARDLQDTFWLENGQLLRTHTSNMQVRYMETHEPPLKIVVPGRVYRYEATDATHESMFHQFEGLVVGEGITMADLKGAISEMARAMFGRGARVRFQPSYYPFTEPGADFAIWWDQEQRWLELGGSGMVHPNVFRAVDDLRAAKGLPRVYEGKTGFAFGLGPNRIAMLRYGIPDIRYFYGNDLRFLTQFKGDLSNETPSELPPLPRDTLKETM from the coding sequence ATGCGGGAAGAAGCACTCGCGGCCATTCAGGGCGCCGCCACACTCGACGCCCTCGGCGGCGTCAAAACGCGCTACCTCGGCAAGAACGGGCTCGTGACGGCGCAACTCAAGACCCTCGGCAGCCTCGCTCCGGACGAACGTCGAGCGCGCGGCGCGGAGATCAACGCCCTCAAGGCCGAACTGGAGGGGGCCGTCGCCGAGCGCGAAGCGACCTTGCGGCAAGAAGCCTTGAACGCCAAGCTCGCCTCCGAAGCGATCGACGTGACGTTGCCGGGCGTGAAGTTGCCTTCGGGCGGTTTGCACGTCGTCACGCGCATTTTGTACGAGCTCAGCGACATCTTCGAGTCTATGGGTTACCGCGTCGTGGAAGGCCGCGAAGTGGAGGACGAAACGCACAACTTCGACGCCTTGAACATGCCGAGCTGGCACCCGGCGCGCGACTTGCAAGACACCTTCTGGCTGGAAAACGGCCAGTTGCTGCGCACGCACACCAGCAACATGCAAGTGCGGTACATGGAAACGCACGAGCCGCCCCTCAAGATCGTCGTGCCGGGCCGCGTGTACCGCTACGAAGCGACGGACGCCACCCACGAAAGCATGTTCCACCAATTCGAAGGCCTCGTGGTCGGCGAGGGCATCACCATGGCCGACCTCAAGGGCGCCATCTCCGAGATGGCGCGCGCGATGTTCGGGCGGGGCGCGCGCGTACGCTTCCAGCCGAGTTACTACCCGTTCACGGAACCGGGCGCGGACTTCGCGATTTGGTGGGACCAGGAGCAACGCTGGCTGGAACTCGGCGGGTCGGGCATGGTGCACCCGAACGTCTTTCGCGCCGTGGACGACTTGCGCGCCGCGAAGGGCTTGCCGCGCGTCTACGAAGGCAAGACGGGCTTCGCGTTCGGCCTCGGTCCCAACCGCATCGCGATGCTGCGCTACGGCATTCCCGACATCCGTTACTTCTACGGAAACGACTTGCGTTTCCTGACGCAGTTCAAGGGCGACCTCTCGAACGAGACGCCGAGCGAACTCCCGCCGTTGCCGCGCGACACCCTCAAGGAGACGATGTGA
- the pheT gene encoding phenylalanine--tRNA ligase subunit beta translates to MKLPYSWLKELVPSLPSATDLEPILASLGLPVEEIVDVPAPPSDVVYGEVLEVSPIEGTHLFAATVDAGEPAPVVIVTGAPNTTSGVGVAVAKPGAVIEGQAIGVRGVQGVASWGMLCSPKELGVGEYGGGLLLLPLGTAPVGTPFADLWPAEQVIDIEVTPNRADALSALGVARDLSASLRLDWHPPSAGVQPDAGAPLPIDVTLHDGCDRFVARTASGVRNGPSPLLLQRRLLACGSRPIDLIVDASNYVMFEVGQPTALYDLRDLAGGLAVDDAKDGESVLTLYGDEKVLTSRDLVIRNAEGAIVGVAGVIGANFGGIRADTSDVALEAAHFDPVRLRLTARRLDLKTDAVYRFERGVDPNATLLAANRIMELLALHGGANVHAGVTDAGGPKTSRPIAFDPQATRDLLGMDVSDDEMRSILTRLGCGVSDAWEVTPPTWRVDLHIKEDFAEEIARLHGFENLPETVPTLQVHESNLGAGDEARRRRELKTTLAGVGFQEVVTYTFASDEEADRARTERPNLRLRNPLTSDRTGMRTALYPSLLKTAASNARENVLIFEVGRVFPSSGEVERVGFLMRGPLAPSAWQPGVAESFYTFKGLLEAAASSLGASFDVRQVRGDAVPSALHPGIAGEVLWNGVSVGWIGALHPGIASEFGLKGETFLAEISFPLPGRAWSFADPRRTPANLRDVAVIAPTDVSYADIRDVLRASATDLLESAEPFDVYAGAPIPEGQRSVAVRLTFRGERTLTDADVDPVFATMIDALRAKGWSIRER, encoded by the coding sequence GTGAAGCTTCCGTATTCGTGGCTCAAAGAACTCGTGCCGAGCTTGCCGTCCGCGACGGACCTCGAGCCGATCCTCGCGTCCCTGGGCCTTCCCGTGGAAGAGATCGTGGACGTGCCCGCGCCGCCCTCGGACGTCGTGTACGGCGAGGTGCTCGAAGTCTCGCCCATCGAGGGCACGCATCTTTTCGCGGCGACGGTGGACGCCGGTGAGCCCGCCCCGGTCGTGATCGTCACGGGCGCTCCCAACACCACCTCGGGAGTCGGCGTGGCCGTCGCGAAACCGGGCGCCGTCATCGAAGGCCAAGCGATCGGAGTGCGCGGCGTGCAAGGCGTCGCGTCGTGGGGCATGCTGTGCTCGCCGAAGGAACTCGGCGTCGGCGAGTACGGCGGCGGCTTGCTGCTGCTGCCGCTCGGCACCGCGCCTGTCGGAACGCCCTTCGCCGACCTCTGGCCCGCCGAACAAGTCATCGACATCGAAGTCACCCCGAATCGCGCGGACGCCCTCTCCGCGCTCGGCGTCGCGCGTGACCTCTCCGCGTCCCTTCGGCTCGACTGGCACCCGCCGAGCGCGGGCGTCCAGCCTGACGCGGGCGCACCTTTGCCGATCGACGTGACCTTGCACGACGGTTGCGACCGATTCGTCGCCCGCACGGCGAGCGGGGTGCGCAACGGGCCGTCTCCGCTGCTGCTGCAACGGCGCCTGCTCGCGTGCGGCTCGCGGCCCATCGACCTTATCGTCGACGCGAGCAACTACGTCATGTTCGAAGTCGGCCAGCCGACCGCTCTGTACGACCTTCGCGACCTCGCCGGAGGACTCGCCGTGGACGACGCGAAGGACGGCGAGTCGGTCTTGACGCTGTACGGCGACGAAAAGGTGCTCACGTCCCGAGACCTCGTCATTCGCAACGCCGAAGGCGCGATCGTCGGCGTCGCGGGCGTCATCGGCGCGAACTTCGGAGGCATTCGCGCCGATACCAGCGACGTCGCGCTCGAAGCCGCGCACTTCGACCCGGTGCGCTTGCGCCTCACCGCGCGCCGCCTCGACCTCAAGACGGACGCCGTGTACCGCTTCGAGCGCGGCGTCGATCCGAACGCGACCCTTCTCGCCGCGAACCGCATCATGGAACTCCTCGCTCTTCACGGCGGCGCGAACGTCCACGCGGGCGTGACCGACGCGGGCGGACCGAAGACGTCGCGCCCGATCGCCTTCGATCCGCAAGCGACGCGCGACTTGCTGGGCATGGACGTGTCCGACGACGAGATGCGCTCTATCCTCACGCGCCTCGGATGCGGCGTGTCCGACGCGTGGGAAGTCACGCCGCCCACGTGGCGCGTCGATTTGCACATCAAGGAAGACTTCGCCGAGGAGATCGCGCGCCTTCACGGCTTCGAGAATCTGCCCGAGACCGTTCCCACCTTGCAAGTGCACGAAAGCAACCTCGGGGCGGGCGACGAGGCGCGCCGTCGCCGCGAACTCAAGACGACGCTCGCCGGCGTCGGCTTTCAGGAAGTCGTGACGTACACCTTCGCGAGCGACGAGGAAGCCGACCGCGCGCGTACCGAACGCCCGAACTTGCGTCTGCGCAATCCTCTCACGAGCGACCGCACCGGTATGAGGACCGCCCTGTACCCGAGCTTGCTGAAGACGGCCGCCTCGAACGCTCGCGAGAACGTCTTGATCTTCGAAGTCGGCCGCGTCTTTCCGTCGAGCGGCGAGGTGGAGCGCGTCGGCTTCCTGATGCGCGGTCCGCTCGCGCCGTCCGCTTGGCAACCGGGCGTCGCGGAGAGCTTCTACACTTTCAAGGGCTTGTTGGAAGCGGCGGCGTCGTCGCTCGGCGCGTCCTTCGACGTGCGGCAGGTGCGCGGCGACGCGGTTCCGAGCGCCTTGCATCCGGGCATCGCGGGTGAAGTTCTTTGGAACGGCGTTTCGGTCGGCTGGATCGGCGCTCTGCATCCGGGCATCGCGTCCGAGTTCGGCCTCAAAGGCGAAACGTTCCTCGCCGAGATCAGCTTTCCGCTTCCGGGCCGCGCGTGGAGCTTCGCCGATCCGCGCCGCACGCCCGCGAACTTGCGCGACGTCGCCGTGATCGCTCCGACCGACGTTTCGTACGCCGACATCCGCGACGTTCTGCGCGCCTCGGCCACGGACCTGCTGGAAAGTGCCGAGCCCTTCGACGTGTACGCGGGCGCCCCGATTCCCGAAGGGCAACGCTCCGTGGCCGTGCGCCTCACCTTCCGCGGCGAGCGCACGCTCACCGACGCGGACGTCGACCCGGTGTTCGCGACCATGATCGACGCGCTGCGCGCGAAAGGTTGGAGCATCCGCGAGCGTTAA
- a CDS encoding flavin reductase family protein, protein MRFDLAELAPRDAYKLLTGIVVPRPIAWVTTVNHDGSLNLAPFSFFNTFGSDPPVVAFAPGDRAGVPKDTAANIRRTREFVVNFVSEELLHAMNVTAAELPHLEDEVKLVGLTPEASSTVDVPRIAESPAAFECREVTTVLIGKNRIVLGEVLTIHVRDDLVDPEKFYVDTANLKLVGRMGGRGGYVRTSDLVEVPRLSNEEARQLGRTSDD, encoded by the coding sequence ATGCGCTTCGACCTCGCCGAGCTCGCGCCGAGAGACGCGTACAAGCTTCTCACGGGCATCGTCGTTCCGCGTCCCATCGCGTGGGTGACGACCGTGAACCACGACGGCAGCCTCAACCTCGCGCCGTTCAGCTTCTTCAACACCTTCGGCAGCGACCCGCCGGTCGTGGCGTTCGCGCCCGGCGACCGCGCGGGCGTTCCCAAGGACACGGCCGCGAACATTCGCCGCACGCGCGAGTTCGTCGTGAACTTCGTTTCCGAGGAGCTTTTGCACGCCATGAACGTCACGGCGGCGGAACTGCCGCACCTCGAGGACGAGGTGAAGCTGGTGGGACTCACGCCCGAAGCGTCCTCCACGGTGGACGTCCCGAGGATCGCCGAGAGTCCCGCCGCCTTCGAGTGCCGTGAGGTGACGACCGTCCTGATCGGCAAGAACCGCATCGTGCTCGGCGAAGTTCTCACGATTCACGTGCGCGACGACCTCGTGGATCCCGAGAAGTTCTACGTGGACACCGCGAACCTCAAGCTCGTCGGACGGATGGGTGGAAGAGGCGGTTACGTGCGAACGAGCGATCTCGTGGAAGTGCCGCGCCTCTCGAACGAGGAGGCGCGGCAACTCGGGCGCACGTCGGACGATTAA